Genomic window (Xylanimonas protaetiae):
TCGGCCCGATGCCCGAGCCCGTCACCGCACCGCCCGCGGTGGCCGACGACGACGTCACGAACGGGTAGGTGCCGTGGTCGATGTCGAGCATCGTCGCCTGGCCGGCCTCGAAGAGCAGCGTCTTGCCCTCGTCGAGCGCGTTGTTGAGCACCAGGGGCGTGTTCGCGACCATCGGCTTGAGCCGGTCCGCGTACGCCAGCAGCTCCTCGGTGACGGCGTCGACGTCGACCGCGCGGCGGTTGTACATCTTCACCAGCAGGTGGTTCTTCTGGTTGAGCGAGCCCTCGATCTTGTCGTGCAGGATCTTCGGGTCGAACAGGTCCGCGATGCGGATGCCCAGGCGGTTGATCTTGTCCGCGTAGGCCGGGCCGATGCCGCGGCCCGTCGTCCCGATGCGGCGCGAGCCGAGGAACCGCTCGGTCACCTTGTCCAGCGTCCGGTGGAACGAGGTGATGACGTGCGCCTGCGACGAGACCAGCAGGCGCGAGACGTCTACGCCGCGCGACTCGAGCGCCTCGAGCTCCTCGAACAGCACCTCGATGTCGACGACGACGCCGTTGCCGATCACCGGCACGACGCCCTCGGACAGGATGCCCGACGGCAGCAGGTGCAGGGCGTACTTCTCGTCACCGATGACGACGGTGTGCCCGGCGTTGTTGCCGCCGTTGAACTTGACGACGTAGTCGACGCGCGACCCGAGCAGGTCCGTCGCCTTGCCCTTGCCCTCATCGCCCCACTGGGCACCGACGAGCACGACTGCAGGCATGGGGATCCTTCCCTTGGATGGCTTGTTGCCCCGGTGGTCACGTGACGACGCGACAACCTGGACCGCAGCGCAGTTTACCGGTCGTTGACCATCTCACCCGGGTGTTGTCGCGTACTCTCGCAGCATGATCGAGATCGCGACGTCGCCGACGACGACGACCCTCGTGATCACCGGCGACCTCGACCTCGCCGAACGCGACCAGTTCCCGGAGATCGCCTCCCGCGTGGTCGGCCTGCGCCGCCAGCTGCTCGTCATCGACATGTGCCGCGTGACGTTCATGGACTCCACGGGCGCGGCGTTCCTCATCTCGCTGGCGGACTCGGGCCGCAAGCGCGGCGGCGCCACCGTGCTGCGCGGCGCCGACGAGCGCGACCTGTTCGTGCTCGAGGTGTGCGGCGCGCTCGACATGTTCCGCGTGGACCGCGACCACGACTGCGAGGACTCGGCAGCCGACACGGCGTTCACGCGTCCAGGCGCGGCCGGGAGCCCCGCGGCCGACCCGCTCCCGCACCGGCCGCGACCGACCGCCTGACCCGCGCCCGCCCAGCGTGCGGTGGCCGCCCCTCAGTGCACGGCGAGCGACGCCGCCGGCTGCTTGAGCTTCGCCCACACGAGCTTGCCCGAGCGCGAGGGGCGCCAGCCCCAGTCCGCCAGGCGTTCGACGATCTGCATGCCGAAGCCGCCCACGCGGTTCGGGTGGCCGTCGGTGGTGACGGGCGGTGCCGGGTTGGCGTCCTCGACCTCGATGCGCAGCCCGTCGCCCGTGTCGAACAGCCGCAGCCCGATGTTGCCCCACCCGTGCAGCACGCCGTTGGCGACGAGCTCGGAGACCACGAGCTCCGCCGACGCCGAGTCCGGCAGCCCCCACGCCTCGCACGAGCGCAGCACCGCGTGCCGCGCTCGCCCGATCGACGCCGGCTCGCTCGGCAGCAGCCAGCGCCGCGACCGCGGCGACAGCGCGGGCGTCACGGCGTCCGCCACCGGGTCCGGCAGCCGCACGACGACGATGGCGACGTCGTCCTCGGGCGCGTCGGCCAGCCGGCTCAGCAGCTCCTCGCCCACGCCCGCGGCGTCGCGCGCCGTGATGCGCGCCGACGTCTCGGTGAGCGCGTCGAGGCCCACCTTGAGCGAGCGGTCGCGGCGCTCGATGAGGCCGTCCGTGTAGAGCAGCAGGACGTCGCCCGGCCGCAGCGTCTCGCGGGCCGTGCGGCGCTCGATGAACCCGAAGCCCACGAGGGAGCCGCCGCCCTCGTCGAGCTGGCGCACCTCGCCGTCGCGCAGCAGCAGCGGCGGCAGGTGGCCCGCCCGCGTGTACTCCATGTCCCAGCGCTCCTCGCCCGGCCCGGCGGCGTCGTCGCGCTTGCGCAGCGTCGCGTACACGAGGCTCGCCGACCGGGGGATGCGCATGCCCTGCACGAGCGTGTCGACGCGGTCGAGCACCACGCCGGGCGTCGTCAGCTCGTACGCGTACGACCGCACCACGGACCGCAGCTGGCCCATCGCGGCAGCGGCCTCGACGTCGTGCCCGACGACGTCGCCGATCACGAGGCCGACCGTCGAGCCGTCGATGTCGAGCACGTCGTACCAGTCGCCGCCCACCTGGGCGTGCTCCGCGTTGGGCGCGTAGTACGTCCACACGTCGAGGCCCGTGACGTCGGCCTGCTCGGGCAGCATCGCGCGCTGGAGCGCCTCGGCGAGCCGGTGCTCGCGCGCGTAGAGGCGCGCGTTGTCGATGGCCGTGCCGGCGCGGCGGGCGATGACCTCGACGACCGTACGGACGTCGTCGGGCTCGCTGAGCACCGCGACGCCGTCACCCGGGACGGCGACGCCCGCCTGGTCCCCGTTCCACGTGACCAGCAGGCCCAGCACCTGGCGGCGTCCGCCCATGGCGTGCACGACGACCGACGCGGGCCGCACGCCCGTCTCGTCGACGACGCGCGTCACCAGGTCGCGGCGCAGCCACCCGGACGCGCTGAAGGGCGGGTACTCGACGTCGAGACGCACCAGCACGGGGCCGTCGACGAGCCCGTCGAGCAGGTCCTGGACGGCGTCGACGGTCTCCAGGCCGGGGCGGGGCGTGCCCGCCTCCAGCGGGCGCTCCGGGTCGCCCGCGACGACGTGGCGCGCATGCCGGCGGCCGCGGCCGCCCGGCGGGGCGGCGACGTCGATGCCCTCGGCGAACAGCAGCCCGTCGTCGTGGAGGTAGAACGCCGCCCACGGCACCACGGTGCGCAGCAGCTCGGCGATGTCGCGCAGCGCGAACGGGTACTCGAGGTCGCCGAGCAGCTCGGTGGTCTGTGCGACCAGGTCCAGGTCGGCGCGCCGCCGGCGCTCGACGGCGAGGGTCTGGAGCTGCGCGGACCGCTCGTCGACGTACTCCGAGACGTCCACGCTCACGCCGAGGTAGTGCGTCACGCGACCCGTCGCGTCCCGCCGGGGCGTGAACGTCACGTGGCTCCAGTAGGTGCCGCCCGACGCCTTGCGGCACTCCAGGGTGAACGTCCCGGCCTCGCCCGAGGCGAGCGTGGGCACCGCGAGCACGCCGCTCGACGGGTCGGCCAGCACGAGCTCGAGGGGTCCCAGCGACGCTCGCCCGGGGGCCGGGGGCGGGGGCTGCGCACCCGCCGGGACGCCCGTCTTGCGCAGGAACGCGTCGTTGACCCACAGCAGCGGCAGACCGTCGTCGTACGACCCGGTCAGGAACATGCAGAGGCCCGTCCCCTCGGCCAGCTCCGCGAAGAGGTCAGGGGACGGCTGTGCGTCACGCGTCGGGGACTCTGCCATGCAACCTCCACCCTCGGGCACGTCGGGACAAGTGGTGTTCCTGCTGGTCACTTCACCGTAGTGTGGTCCCGGGAAGCACGCGAGGCCGGGACTGCGAAAGGAGCATCGTGCGCGACATTTCCGACGCCGTCTCAGGGACGGGTACGCACGACGGAGCGCCCGAGATCGGTGACCCCGCGAGCGTCCACCTCATCGTGGGGGCCACGCGCGCCCGCATCGTGCTCTCCGGAGAGATCGACGCCGACATCGGCGCAGAGCTCAGCGAGGCGACCGCCGAGGCCGAGGCGACGGGCCTGCCCGTCGAGATCGACGCGCACCACATCACGTTCATGGACTCGTCGGGCGTCGCGTTCCTCGCCCGCGTCGCCTCCCGCATGCCCCAGAAGGTCCGCATCCTGCGCGCCCCGCCGACGGTGAAGTTCCTCCTCGAGGTCACCCGCATCGGCGAGCTCCTGGAGATCGTCGACGACGTCGAAGGCCTCGACTAGCGCAAAGACACGGAGCCTCCCACCCTGTCGGGTGGGAGGCTCCGTCGTGCTGCGAGAGCGTCAGCTCACGGTCAGCGCATCTTCTGGCCGGCCGAGCGGAGCTGCTGGCTCGCCTCGACGATGCGCTGGGCCATGCCGGCCTCGGCCGCCTTCGCCCAGGCGCGCGGGTCGTACTGCTTCTTGTTGCCGATCTCGCCGTCGGCCTTGATGACGCCGTCGTAGTTCTTCAGCATCCAGTCGGCCACCGGGCGCGTGTACGCGTACTGCGTGTCGGTGTCGATGTTCATCTTGATGACACCGTTGTCGACCGCCTCGGCGATCTCCTCCGCCGTCGAGCCCGAGCCGCCGTGGAACACGAGGTCGAACGGGTTGGCCTTGCCGATCTCGTCGCCGACGGCCTTCTGGATGTCGGCGAGGATCGACGGGCGCAGCTTGACGGCACCCGGCTTGTACACGCCGTGCACGTTGCCGAAGGTGAGGGCCGTCAGGTAGCGGCCCTTCTCGCCGGCGCCGAGGGCGCGGACGGTCGCGAGGCCGTCCTCGGCCGTCGTGTAGAGCTTCTCGTTGATCTCCGCGACGTGGCCGTCCTCCTCGCCACCGACGACGCCGACCTCGATCTCGAGGATGGTGCGCGCGGCCTGCGAGAGCTCGAGCAGCTCGGCGGCGATGACGAGGTTCTCGTCCAGCGGGATGTCCGAGCCGTCGAACATGTGCGACTGGAAGGTCGGGTTGAGACCCTTCTTGACCTGCTCCGCCTCGAGGGCGAGGAGCGGGCGGACCCAGGAGTCCAGGTTCTTCTTGACGCAGTGGTCCGTGTGCAGCGCGATGTTCACGCTGTAGTTCTTGGCGACCTCGGTGGCGTAGGCGGCCAGGGCCAGCGAACCGGCGATGCGGTCCTTGATGGTCGAGCCCGACGCGTACTCGGCGCCGCCCACGGAGACCTGGATGATGCCGTCCGACTCGGCCTCCGCGAAGCCCTGGATGGCGGCGGTGACGGTCGAGGACGACGTGATGTTGACCGCGGGGTAGGCGAACTTGCCAGCCTTCGCCCGGTCGATCATCTCGGCGTAGACCTCAGGGGTTGCGATGGGCATCGTTGATACTCCAAAAGACGAGTGGATGAGCCATCGAGCATCCTCCCACGCCTGTGGCCTGACCGTCATTCCGGCCGTCGCGCGGACCGCCTGCCAGGCGCGATGTCGCCCGTCAGGGCGTCGCGTGCTGGAGCGCCCAGGCGAACATGGCGATCGCGCCGGCCGCTGACGCGTTGAGCGAGCGCGTCGAGCCGTGCTGCGTGACGTGGACGACGACGTCGCACGCCGCCTGCGCCTGCGGGGTCAGCCCGGTGGACTCCTGGCCGAGCACGAGCACGGCCCGCGACGGGAGCGCGCGGCCCTCGATCGGGACCGAGCCCGCGACATTGTCGACGCCGACGAGCGTCAGCCCGCGCTCCGCCGCCCACGACGCGAGGTGGTCGGCGTCGGGGTGGTGGTGGACGTGCAGGTAGCGGTCGGTGACCATGGCGCCGCGCTTGTTCCACCGGCGCCGGCCGACGATGTGGACGCCTGCGACGTTGTACGCGTTCGCGGTGCGGACCACGGAGCCGATGTTGAGGTCGTGCGCCCAGTTCTCGATGGCGACGTGCAGCTCGCGGGCGGGGTCCCGGCGGGCGTCGAGCGCGGCGACGATGGCGTCGACGGTCCAGTAGCGGAACTCGTCGGCGACGTTGCGCCGGTCGCCGTGGGCGAGCAGGTCGGTGTCCCACCGCGCGCCGGACGGCCACTCCCCCTCCCAGGGCCCGACGCCGACCTCCGCCCGGTGGTCCGCCGTGGCGAGAGCGCCCGGCGCGGCCGTGCTCGCGGTGGCCTCCTCGACCTCCGGGAGCCGCTCAGGCAAGGCGGACCTTCAGCGCCGCTGCCGCGTCGCGGGCCCGCGACCGCGCCTGCTCGACGTCGGCGCCCCGGGCGAGCGCGACCGCGACCCGCCGGCGGCCGCCCTCGACGCGCGGCTTGCCGAAGAGGCGCACCTGCGCCGTCGGGACCGCGAGCGCGGCGGCGACGTCGTCGAACACCGGGACGCCCGTGCCCTCGGCGAGCACCGCGCACGACGCCGCGGCCTGCTGGCCGGGGCCGCCGACGGGGGCGGGCGCGGCGACGGGCAGGCCGAGGATCGCACGGGCGTGCAGCCCGAACTCGCTGACGTCCTGGCTCACCAGGGTGACGAGGCCGGTGTCGTGCGGGCGCGGGCTGACCTCGGAGAACAGCACCTCGTCGCCGACGACGAACAGCTCGACGCCGAACAGGCCCCAGCCGCACCCGCTTGAACTGCACAGCGCCTCCGTCACGCGGGCGGCCATGGCCTCAGCGGCAGCGAGTGCCTTGTCGCTCATGGGTGCGGGCTGCCACGACTCGCGGTAGTCGCCGTCGACCTGCACGTGCCCGACGGGCGGGCAGAAGGTCGTGCCCGCGACCGAGCGGACGGTCAGCATGGTGATCTCGTAGTCGAAGGTCACGAAGCCCTCGACGATGACGCGGACCCCGGCCTCGCCGGACGCCGTCGCGCGGCCGCCCGTCTGCGCGTACGCCCACGCGCCCTCGACGTCGTCGGCGGTGCGGACGACGGACTGGCCCTTGCCGGACGACGACATGACCGGCTTGACGACGCACGGCAGACCGACCTCCGCGACCGCCGACCGGAACGCGTCGAACGTGTCGACGAAGCGGTACGGCGACGTCGGCAGGCCGAGCTCCTCGGCCGCGAGACGGCGGATGCCCTCGCGGTCCATGGTGAGCCGCGTCGCGCGGGCCGTGGGGACCACGCGGACGCCGGACGCCTCGACCTCGGCGAGCACCTGCGTGGCGATCGCCTCGATCTCGGGGACCACGACGTGCGGGCGCTCCGCGTCCAGCACCGCGCGCAGGGCAGCGGCGTCGAGCATGTCGACGACGTGCGCGCGGTGCGCCACCTGCATGGCGGGGGCGTCGGCGTAGCGGTCCACGGCCACCACCTCGGCGCCGAGGCGCTGCAGCTCGATCGCGACCTCCTTGCCGAGCTCGCCCGAGCCGAGCAGCAGGACGCGCGTGGCGTGCGGGGACAGCGGGGTCCCCAGGGCGCCAGGGGTGGGGGTGACGGTCGTGCTCGCGGGCCGGGCTTCGGTCATGGGCCCCATCCTCCCCCGTCTACGCTGCGCGCATGCAGACACTTGCGCTCGCGAGCACGGTCCACGCGCTCGGGCCGGGCTGGATGGACCCGTCGAGCCTCATCACCGGGTTCCTCACGTCGTACGGGACGTGGGCCGTCGTCGCGATCGCGGTCGTCGTCTTTGTCGAGACCGGTCTGCTGTTCCCGATCCTGCCGGGCGACTCGCTGCTGTTCATGGCCGGGGCGTTCACCGCGCAGCACGCCATGCGGCTGCCGCTGCCCGTCGTGGTGCTCGTGCTGTTCGGCGCGGCCGTGCTGGGCAACTCGACCGGCTACGGCATCGGACGCGCCGTGGGGCCGCGTCTCTTCGACCGGCCCGACGCGCGCATCTTCAAGCGCACGTACATCGACCAGACCCAGAAGTACTTCGACAGGTACGGCGGGCGCACCATCACCATCGCCCAGTTCGTGCCCATCGTGCGCACGTACGCCCCGGTGGCCTCCGGCGTCGGGCGCATGCCGTTCCGGCACTTCATCGCCTACAACGCGCTCGGCGCGGCGCTGTGGGCGGCCGGCATCACGGTGATCGGCTACCTGCTGGGCAACATCGCGTTCGTCAAAGACCACGTCGAGGCGCTCGTGCTGATGATCGTCGCGGTGTCCGTGGTGCCGATGGTGGTCGAGGTGCTCCGCGAGCGCCGCAAGGCCGCCCGGGCGACCGCGACCATGGCGGCGGGTGCCGCGCGTGCTGCGGCACCCGCGCAGGCCGGTACCGTCGTGGACGACGGCGTGCACCCGCCCCGTCACGCGCGCTAGCAGCGCGCCCACCCTTTCGGAAGGACGCCGATGACCCGCCCGATCGCAGCCTGGCTCACCGACATGGACGGCGTCCTGGTGCACGAGGGGCACGCCATCCCCGGCGCACCCGAGTTCATCGCGGCGCTGCGCGACGCGGGCCGGCCCTTCCTGGTGCTGACGAACAACTCGATCTTCACGCCGCGCGACCTGCGCGCCCGCCTGGCAACCTCCGGCATCGAGCTGCCCGAGGAGAACATCTGGACGTCCGCGCTGGCCACGGCCCAGTTCCTGCACGACCAGATCCCGGGCGGCTCGGCCTACGCGATCGGCGAGGCGGGCCTGACGACGGCGCTACACGAGGCCGGGTACACGCTCACCGAGTCGGACCCCGACTACGTGGTGCTCGGCGAGACGCGCACCTACTCGTTCGAGCAGATCACCAAGGCGATCCGCCTCATCAAGGGCGGCTCCCGGTTCATCGCGACGAACCCCGACACCACCGGGCCGTCGCTGGAGGGGCCGCTGCCCGCCACGGGCGCCGTCGCCGCGCTCATCCAGTCGGCCACCGGGCGGGCGCCCTACTACGTGGGCAAGCCCAACCCGATCCTGTTCCGCTCGGCGCTCAACCGGATCGGCGCGCACTCCGAGGACACCGCGATGGTCGGCGACCGCATGGACACCGACGTCGTCGGCGGCATCGAGGCGGGCCTGACGACGTTCCTGGTGATGACCGGGTCGACGCGCCCGCAGGACGTGGAGAAGTACCCGTTCCGCCCGAGCCACGTGAAGGACTCGATCGCGGACCTCGTCGCGCTCGTCTGACGGCCGGGGCGTCAGGCCAGGCCGACGTCCTCCAGCGAGAACAGCGGGTGGTACGGGACGCCCAGGGCCTCGATCTTCGCGCCCGCGCCCGTGGCGCGGTCGACGATCGTCGCGACCGCGACGACCTCGCCGCCCGCGGCGCGCACTGCCTCGATGGCCGTGATGGGCGAGCCGCCCGTGGTGGTCGTGTCCTCGACGACGACGACGCGGCGCCCGGCGACGTCGGGCCCCTCGATCTGGCGCTGCATGCCGTGCGCCTTCGCCTCCTTGCGGACCACGAACGCGTCCAGGTCCTGGCCGCGCGACGCCGCGGCGTGCAGCAGCGCGTCGGCGATCGGGTCGGCGCCCAGCGTCAGGCCGCCGACGGCGTCGACGTCCGCCGTGCCGAAGCCGAGCTCCTCGAGGTGGTCCAGCATGACGTGGCCCACGAGCGGGGCCGCGCGGTGGTGCAGCGTGATGCGGCGCAGGTCGACGTAGTAGTCGGCCTCCTTGCCGGAGGACAGCGTCACCTTGCCGTGGACGATCGCGAGCTCCTTGATGAGCTCGAGGAGCTGCTCGCGGGGGGTCGGGGAGAAGTCAGCGTGGGTCACGGGACAAGGTTACGGGCGGTGCAGGTCATGATGAGCGCGTGAGCATCACCGACAACGCCGTCTACGTCGACGGGCACCGCACGGACAACCCGCCGAGCCTCGAGCTGACGCTCGAGACGATGCAGGCCTGCGACGGCATCGGCTGGATCGACCTGCTCCAGCCGAGCGCCGCCGAGATCCGGGCGGTGGCCGACGAGCTGGGGCTGCACGAGCTCGCCGTGGACGACGCCGTCAACGCCCACCAGCGCAGCAAGCTCGAGCGGTACGACGACGTGCTCTTCGTGGTGCTGCACCCGGCCCGCTACCTCGACAGCCCCGAGCAGGTGGAGTTCTCCGAGCTGCACGTGTTCGTCGGGCCCCGGTTCGTGGTGTCCGTGCGGCGCGACGAGTTCCCGCACGTCAGCCCCGTGCGCCGGGCGCTCGAGGCCCGGCCGGACCGGCTGCGGCTCGGGCCGCTGGCCATCCTGCACGCCCTGCTCGACCGGGTCGTGGACGAGTACGCCCCCGTCGTCGCCGGGCTCGAGAACGACATCGACGAGATCGAGGACCAGCTCTTCAGCCGGGACCCCGAGGTGTCGCGGCGCATGTACGAGCTGTCGCGCGAGGTCATCCGGCTCCAGCGGGCCACGCGCCCGCTCGTCCAGATCGTGCGGACGCTCGAGACGGGCCGCGTGTTCGACCTGGCGCCCGGCGCCGGGGCCGCCGTCACGGAGGACGGCGGGGCGGGCATGGACGTCGAGCTCGAGCGGGCGTTCCGCGACGTGCTCGACCACGCCATCCGCTACGCCGAGCGCGCCGACGAGTTCCGCGCCGTGCTCGACAACGCGCTCACCGTGCACGCCACCCTCGTCGCGCAGGAGCAGAACGAGGAGGTGCGGCACATGACGGAGGCGTCGCTCAAGCAGGCGGAGGCCGCGAAGAAGATCTCGTCGTGGGCGGCCATCTTCTTCGCGCCCACCCTGGTGGCCGGGATCTACGGCATGAACTTCACGCACATGCCCGAGCTGCACTGGCTGTTCGGGTACCCGTTCGCGCTGCTGCTCATGGTGGTCGCCGCGTTCGGGCTCTACTCGATCTTCAAGCGCGTCGACTGGCTCTGACCGGCGTCAGAGGCGGCGCTTCTTGCCGAACCACCGCACCGTCGGACGTGGCGCGACGCGCAGCGCCGCGGACGCCGCCTTGTAGCGCAGCGACGGCGTCGACAGGACGACGCCGCGGCGGACGTCGGCGAGCGCGTCGGCGACCACGCGGGGCGCGTCGAGCC
Coding sequences:
- a CDS encoding adenylosuccinate synthase, producing MPAVVLVGAQWGDEGKGKATDLLGSRVDYVVKFNGGNNAGHTVVIGDEKYALHLLPSGILSEGVVPVIGNGVVVDIEVLFEELEALESRGVDVSRLLVSSQAHVITSFHRTLDKVTERFLGSRRIGTTGRGIGPAYADKINRLGIRIADLFDPKILHDKIEGSLNQKNHLLVKMYNRRAVDVDAVTEELLAYADRLKPMVANTPLVLNNALDEGKTLLFEAGQATMLDIDHGTYPFVTSSSATAGGAVTGSGIGPTRVDSVIGVIKAYTTRVGEGPFPTELFDDKGEYLRKTGGEYGVTTGRARRTGWYDAVIARYASRVNGLTDLVVTKLDVLTGLDKVPVCVGYDVDGTRFDEMPDNQSDFHHAKPVYEELPGWWEDISGAREISDLPANAQAYLRYIEDISGCRISAVGVGPRRDEIIPVHDLIHAR
- a CDS encoding STAS domain-containing protein — encoded protein: MIEIATSPTTTTLVITGDLDLAERDQFPEIASRVVGLRRQLLVIDMCRVTFMDSTGAAFLISLADSGRKRGGATVLRGADERDLFVLEVCGALDMFRVDRDHDCEDSAADTAFTRPGAAGSPAADPLPHRPRPTA
- a CDS encoding ATP-binding SpoIIE family protein phosphatase encodes the protein MAESPTRDAQPSPDLFAELAEGTGLCMFLTGSYDDGLPLLWVNDAFLRKTGVPAGAQPPPPAPGRASLGPLELVLADPSSGVLAVPTLASGEAGTFTLECRKASGGTYWSHVTFTPRRDATGRVTHYLGVSVDVSEYVDERSAQLQTLAVERRRRADLDLVAQTTELLGDLEYPFALRDIAELLRTVVPWAAFYLHDDGLLFAEGIDVAAPPGGRGRRHARHVVAGDPERPLEAGTPRPGLETVDAVQDLLDGLVDGPVLVRLDVEYPPFSASGWLRRDLVTRVVDETGVRPASVVVHAMGGRRQVLGLLVTWNGDQAGVAVPGDGVAVLSEPDDVRTVVEVIARRAGTAIDNARLYAREHRLAEALQRAMLPEQADVTGLDVWTYYAPNAEHAQVGGDWYDVLDIDGSTVGLVIGDVVGHDVEAAAAMGQLRSVVRSYAYELTTPGVVLDRVDTLVQGMRIPRSASLVYATLRKRDDAAGPGEERWDMEYTRAGHLPPLLLRDGEVRQLDEGGGSLVGFGFIERRTARETLRPGDVLLLYTDGLIERRDRSLKVGLDALTETSARITARDAAGVGEELLSRLADAPEDDVAIVVVRLPDPVADAVTPALSPRSRRWLLPSEPASIGRARHAVLRSCEAWGLPDSASAELVVSELVANGVLHGWGNIGLRLFDTGDGLRIEVEDANPAPPVTTDGHPNRVGGFGMQIVERLADWGWRPSRSGKLVWAKLKQPAASLAVH
- a CDS encoding STAS domain-containing protein, producing MRDISDAVSGTGTHDGAPEIGDPASVHLIVGATRARIVLSGEIDADIGAELSEATAEAEATGLPVEIDAHHITFMDSSGVAFLARVASRMPQKVRILRAPPTVKFLLEVTRIGELLEIVDDVEGLD
- the fbaA gene encoding class II fructose-bisphosphate aldolase, encoding MPIATPEVYAEMIDRAKAGKFAYPAVNITSSSTVTAAIQGFAEAESDGIIQVSVGGAEYASGSTIKDRIAGSLALAAYATEVAKNYSVNIALHTDHCVKKNLDSWVRPLLALEAEQVKKGLNPTFQSHMFDGSDIPLDENLVIAAELLELSQAARTILEIEVGVVGGEEDGHVAEINEKLYTTAEDGLATVRALGAGEKGRYLTALTFGNVHGVYKPGAVKLRPSILADIQKAVGDEIGKANPFDLVFHGGSGSTAEEIAEAVDNGVIKMNIDTDTQYAYTRPVADWMLKNYDGVIKADGEIGNKKQYDPRAWAKAAEAGMAQRIVEASQQLRSAGQKMR
- a CDS encoding TrmH family RNA methyltransferase, which codes for MPERLPEVEEATASTAAPGALATADHRAEVGVGPWEGEWPSGARWDTDLLAHGDRRNVADEFRYWTVDAIVAALDARRDPARELHVAIENWAHDLNIGSVVRTANAYNVAGVHIVGRRRWNKRGAMVTDRYLHVHHHPDADHLASWAAERGLTLVGVDNVAGSVPIEGRALPSRAVLVLGQESTGLTPQAQAACDVVVHVTQHGSTRSLNASAAGAIAMFAWALQHATP
- the purT gene encoding formate-dependent phosphoribosylglycinamide formyltransferase yields the protein MTEARPASTTVTPTPGALGTPLSPHATRVLLLGSGELGKEVAIELQRLGAEVVAVDRYADAPAMQVAHRAHVVDMLDAAALRAVLDAERPHVVVPEIEAIATQVLAEVEASGVRVVPTARATRLTMDREGIRRLAAEELGLPTSPYRFVDTFDAFRSAVAEVGLPCVVKPVMSSSGKGQSVVRTADDVEGAWAYAQTGGRATASGEAGVRVIVEGFVTFDYEITMLTVRSVAGTTFCPPVGHVQVDGDYRESWQPAPMSDKALAAAEAMAARVTEALCSSSGCGWGLFGVELFVVGDEVLFSEVSPRPHDTGLVTLVSQDVSEFGLHARAILGLPVAAPAPVGGPGQQAAASCAVLAEGTGVPVFDDVAAALAVPTAQVRLFGKPRVEGGRRRVAVALARGADVEQARSRARDAAAALKVRLA
- a CDS encoding VTT domain-containing protein, with protein sequence MQTLALASTVHALGPGWMDPSSLITGFLTSYGTWAVVAIAVVVFVETGLLFPILPGDSLLFMAGAFTAQHAMRLPLPVVVLVLFGAAVLGNSTGYGIGRAVGPRLFDRPDARIFKRTYIDQTQKYFDRYGGRTITIAQFVPIVRTYAPVASGVGRMPFRHFIAYNALGAALWAAGITVIGYLLGNIAFVKDHVEALVLMIVAVSVVPMVVEVLRERRKAARATATMAAGAARAAAPAQAGTVVDDGVHPPRHAR
- a CDS encoding HAD-IIA family hydrolase — encoded protein: MTRPIAAWLTDMDGVLVHEGHAIPGAPEFIAALRDAGRPFLVLTNNSIFTPRDLRARLATSGIELPEENIWTSALATAQFLHDQIPGGSAYAIGEAGLTTALHEAGYTLTESDPDYVVLGETRTYSFEQITKAIRLIKGGSRFIATNPDTTGPSLEGPLPATGAVAALIQSATGRAPYYVGKPNPILFRSALNRIGAHSEDTAMVGDRMDTDVVGGIEAGLTTFLVMTGSTRPQDVEKYPFRPSHVKDSIADLVALV
- the pyrE gene encoding orotate phosphoribosyltransferase, which encodes MTHADFSPTPREQLLELIKELAIVHGKVTLSSGKEADYYVDLRRITLHHRAAPLVGHVMLDHLEELGFGTADVDAVGGLTLGADPIADALLHAAASRGQDLDAFVVRKEAKAHGMQRQIEGPDVAGRRVVVVEDTTTTGGSPITAIEAVRAAGGEVVAVATIVDRATGAGAKIEALGVPYHPLFSLEDVGLA
- a CDS encoding magnesium and cobalt transport protein CorA yields the protein MSITDNAVYVDGHRTDNPPSLELTLETMQACDGIGWIDLLQPSAAEIRAVADELGLHELAVDDAVNAHQRSKLERYDDVLFVVLHPARYLDSPEQVEFSELHVFVGPRFVVSVRRDEFPHVSPVRRALEARPDRLRLGPLAILHALLDRVVDEYAPVVAGLENDIDEIEDQLFSRDPEVSRRMYELSREVIRLQRATRPLVQIVRTLETGRVFDLAPGAGAAVTEDGGAGMDVELERAFRDVLDHAIRYAERADEFRAVLDNALTVHATLVAQEQNEEVRHMTEASLKQAEAAKKISSWAAIFFAPTLVAGIYGMNFTHMPELHWLFGYPFALLLMVVAAFGLYSIFKRVDWL